The following proteins are encoded in a genomic region of Musa acuminata AAA Group cultivar baxijiao chromosome BXJ2-11, Cavendish_Baxijiao_AAA, whole genome shotgun sequence:
- the LOC135627750 gene encoding mitochondrial inner membrane protein OXA1-like: protein MACGRRSLTSNFTHLTRRLHPSFAHILRDDRESTEPPNRPPLSPTPSLPRPSSFAPSFSGFGGRRSLGFSLPLGLDPCLLRSYSSSAEGSNEIDYIKDVSEVLSGSTVETATVAAAAAPAPFPGEVAAAAVDSFLPVAALQHLIDGVHTFSGLNWWASIALTTVLIRGATIPLLLNQMKSTVKLSMMRPEMEELKKQMDTMDPKSVQEGQKQMKALFQKYGVTPFTPLKGLFIQGPVFISFFFAISNMVEKVPSFKGGGAFWFTDLTTPDPQYILPALTALTFLATVEFNLQEGMEGNPMAKTMKNFSRVLALMTVPFTAHFPKAIFCYWITSNLFSLMYGFVIRHPPVRKFLDLPDMVPPPTPASQPGLSFFGASKLIAPAASPPLPAKESEAKMPLRRVSSSSVVSQRIRNLEKTVKARNKPKKR, encoded by the exons ATGGCTTGCGGTCGGAGAAGCCTCACCTCTAATTTCACCCATCTCACCCGCCGCCTCCACCCGTCCTTCGCCCACATCCTCCGCGACGACCGTGAATCCACCGAACCCCCAAATCGGCCGCCTTTGTCCCCAACGCCATCCCTCCCCCGCCCTTCCTCCTTTGCCCCATCTTTCTCTGGGTTCGGCGGCCGGAGAAGCCTCGGCTTCTCCCTCCCTTTGGGCCTTGATCCTTGCCTCCTTCGGAGCTACTCCTCGAGTGCTGAGGGATCGAACGAGATCGACTACATCAAGGATGTCTCGGAGGTTTTGTCGGGCAGCACTGTGGAAACTGCTACCGTGGCAGCTGCGGCGGCTCCAGCTCCTTTTCCTGGAGAGGTGGCAGCTGCGGCGGTTGACTCGTTCCTACCTGTGGCTGCTCTCCAGCATTTGATTGACGGTGTTCATACTTTCAGCGGTCTGAACTG GTGGGCTTCTATTGCTTTGACGACTGTTTTGATTAGAGGGGCTACCATCCCACTTCTATTGAATCAAATGAAATCGACGGTGAAGCTTAGT ATGATGAGACCTGAAATGGAAGAACTTAAGAAACAAATGGAT ACAATGGATCCCAAATCTGTGCAGGAGGGTCAAAAACAAATGAAGGCATTGTTCCAGAA GTATGGGGTTACTCCATTCACTCCGTTAAAGGGACTTTTTATCCAAGGGCCAGTTTTCATCAGTTTCTTTTTCGCT ATCTCAAATATGGTTGAGAAAGTTCCATCTTTTAAAGGGGGTGGGGCATTTTGGTTTACCGATTTGACAACGCCTGATCCTCAGTACATCCTTCCAGCTTTAACAGCGTTAACCTTCTTGGCGACTGTGGAG TTTAACCTGCAAGAAGGAATGGAAGGAAATCCTATGGCAAAAACGATGAAGAACTTCTCCAGAGTTCTTGCGCTTATGACTGTCCCGTTTACTGCCCATTTCCCAAAG GCTATCTTCTGTTACTGGATCACATCAAACCTTTTCTCTCTTATGTATGGTTTTG TGATTAGACACCCTCCAGTGAGGAAATTTTTGGATCTTCCTGATATGGTTCCGCCACCCACCCCTGCATCTCAGCCGGGCTTATCTTTCTTTGGTGCATCCAAGCTGATCGCGCCGGCGGCCTCGCCGCCGCTACCAGCTAAGGAATCTGAGGCTAAAATGCCTTTGAGAAGGGTATCATCATCTTCCGTTGTCAGCCAGCGGATCAGAAACCTGGAAAAGACGGTCAAAGCTAGAAATAAACCTAAGAAAAGGTAG